A window of the Bacteroides thetaiotaomicron VPI-5482 genome harbors these coding sequences:
- a CDS encoding Nramp family divalent metal transporter has protein sequence MKNIFQDLKRKDHKRYLGGLDVFKYIGPGLLVTVGFIDPGNWASNFAAGSEFGYSLLWVVTLSTIMLIVLQHNVAHLGIVTGLCLSEAATKYTPKWVSRPILGTAVLASISTSLAEILGGAIALEMLFDMPIMWGAVLTTLFVSIMLFTNSYKKIERSIIAFVSVIGLSFIYELFLVEIDWPAATMGWVTPAFPKGSMLIIMSVLGAVVMPHNLFLHSEVIQSHEYNKKDDASIKKVLKYELFDTLFSMIVGWAINSAMILLAAATFFKSGIQVEELQQAKSLLEPLLGSNAAIVFALALLMAGISSTITSGMAAGSIFAGIFGESYHIKDSHSQVGVILSLGIALLLIFFIGDPFKGLLISQMILSIQLPFTVFLQVGLTSSRKVMGNYVNSRWSTFVLYAIAVIVSVLNIMLLFS, from the coding sequence GTCCCGGACTTTTGGTAACTGTCGGATTTATTGATCCGGGCAACTGGGCATCAAATTTTGCCGCAGGTTCCGAGTTCGGCTATTCACTTCTTTGGGTGGTCACCTTATCCACTATCATGTTGATTGTCCTCCAGCATAATGTTGCTCACTTGGGGATTGTTACGGGGCTTTGCCTTTCGGAAGCCGCTACGAAATATACTCCTAAATGGGTATCCCGTCCTATTTTGGGTACGGCGGTATTGGCGTCTATTTCTACTTCATTGGCTGAGATTCTGGGAGGAGCCATCGCATTGGAGATGCTGTTTGATATGCCTATTATGTGGGGGGCGGTGCTGACCACACTTTTTGTCTCCATCATGCTCTTTACCAACTCCTATAAAAAGATAGAACGTTCCATTATTGCTTTTGTCTCGGTGATCGGTCTTTCATTTATTTATGAATTGTTTCTGGTAGAAATAGACTGGCCGGCTGCGACGATGGGTTGGGTGACGCCTGCTTTCCCGAAGGGTAGTATGCTGATTATTATGAGTGTGCTGGGAGCGGTTGTGATGCCTCATAATCTGTTTCTGCATTCGGAAGTAATACAGAGTCACGAGTATAATAAGAAAGACGATGCGTCTATCAAGAAAGTATTGAAATACGAGTTGTTCGATACGCTTTTCTCGATGATCGTTGGCTGGGCAATTAACAGTGCTATGATTCTGCTGGCTGCTGCTACTTTCTTTAAAAGCGGCATTCAGGTGGAAGAATTGCAACAAGCCAAATCACTGCTTGAACCTTTGTTGGGAAGTAATGCGGCAATCGTATTCGCATTGGCTCTGTTGATGGCAGGTATTTCGTCCACTATAACAAGCGGAATGGCGGCAGGTTCTATCTTTGCAGGTATCTTTGGAGAGTCATATCATATTAAAGACAGTCACTCGCAGGTAGGAGTAATCCTTTCGTTGGGAATTGCGCTGTTGCTGATTTTCTTTATTGGCGATCCATTCAAGGGATTACTGATTTCGCAGATGATATTGAGTATTCAGTTGCCTTTCACGGTATTCCTGCAAGTAGGGCTGACTTCATCCCGAAAGGTAATGGGGAATTATGTCAATAGCCGTTGGAGTACTTTTGTATTATATGCTATTGCAGTCATTGTTTCGGTATTGAATATAATGCTGCTGTTTTCATAA
- a CDS encoding exodeoxyribonuclease III — translation MKIITYNVNGLRAAASKGLPEWLVQENPDILCLQETKLQPDQYPAEVFEALGYKAYLYSAQKKGYSGVAILTKQEPDHVEYGMGIEAYDNEGRFIRADFGDLSVVSVYHPSGTSGDERQAFKMVWLEDFQKYVTELRKTRPNLILCGDYNICHEPIDIHDPVRNATNSGFLPEEREWMTRFLSAGFIDSFRLLYPEKQEYTWWSYRFNSRAKNKGWRIDYCMTSEPVRPMLKSASILNDAVHSDHCPMALEIE, via the coding sequence ATGAAGATTATTACTTATAATGTGAACGGGCTTCGTGCTGCCGCTTCTAAAGGTTTGCCGGAATGGCTGGTGCAGGAGAATCCGGATATTCTTTGTCTGCAAGAGACAAAACTACAGCCGGACCAATATCCGGCAGAAGTATTTGAAGCTTTGGGTTACAAGGCTTATCTCTATTCTGCACAAAAGAAGGGATACAGCGGTGTGGCGATCCTTACTAAGCAGGAACCCGATCATGTGGAATATGGTATGGGGATAGAAGCTTATGACAATGAAGGGCGTTTTATCCGTGCGGATTTTGGCGACTTGTCCGTAGTCAGTGTTTATCATCCTTCGGGAACGAGCGGAGACGAACGGCAGGCATTTAAAATGGTGTGGCTGGAAGACTTTCAGAAATATGTGACAGAGCTGCGCAAGACTCGTCCGAACCTTATCCTTTGCGGTGACTATAATATCTGTCATGAGCCGATTGATATTCATGATCCTGTCCGGAATGCCACGAACAGCGGCTTCCTGCCCGAAGAACGGGAATGGATGACTCGTTTCCTTTCTGCAGGATTTATTGATTCTTTCCGTCTGCTCTATCCGGAGAAACAGGAGTATACGTGGTGGAGCTATCGTTTTAATTCGCGTGCCAAGAATAAAGGCTGGCGGATTGACTATTGCATGACCAGTGAGCCGGTACGTCCGATGCTGAAAAGTGCCAGCATACTGAACGATGCCGTACATTCAGATCATTGTCCAATGGCTTTGGAAATAGAATAA
- a CDS encoding C-GCAxxG-C-C family protein: MEDRIQKAVELFKSGYNCSQSVVAAFADMYGFTQEQAVRMSASFGGGIGRMRETCGAACGLFLIAGLETGATEATDREGKAANYAVVQELAAEFKKRNGSLICGELLGLKKKEPISTVPEERNTQYYSKRPCAKMVEEAARIWVEYLEKHPK, translated from the coding sequence ATGGAAGATAGAATACAAAAAGCTGTAGAACTTTTTAAGAGCGGATATAACTGCTCGCAGTCTGTAGTAGCTGCATTTGCCGATATGTATGGTTTCACACAGGAGCAGGCAGTGCGTATGTCAGCCTCTTTTGGCGGAGGAATCGGGCGGATGCGTGAGACATGCGGGGCTGCTTGCGGACTGTTCCTGATAGCCGGACTGGAAACCGGAGCTACCGAAGCGACAGATCGTGAAGGAAAAGCTGCAAACTATGCGGTAGTGCAGGAATTGGCTGCCGAATTTAAAAAACGCAACGGGTCGTTGATTTGCGGAGAATTGTTGGGATTAAAGAAAAAAGAGCCGATTTCGACTGTTCCCGAAGAACGTAATACTCAATATTATAGCAAACGTCCGTGTGCTAAAATGGTGGAAGAGGCGGCAAGAATCTGGGTAGAATACCTCGAAAAACACCCTAAATAA
- a CDS encoding winged helix-turn-helix domain-containing protein → MLKEKAGVIAGNIWNALNETEGMTAKQLKKATKLVDKDLFLGLGWLLREDKVSAEEVEGELFIKLI, encoded by the coding sequence ATGTTGAAAGAAAAAGCAGGTGTAATCGCAGGTAATATCTGGAATGCACTGAATGAAACAGAAGGAATGACTGCCAAGCAACTGAAAAAAGCAACTAAATTGGTTGACAAAGATTTGTTCCTCGGCCTTGGCTGGTTATTGAGAGAAGATAAAGTTTCTGCTGAAGAAGTAGAAGGTGAACTCTTCATCAAATTGATCTAA